The following proteins come from a genomic window of Heterodontus francisci isolate sHetFra1 unplaced genomic scaffold, sHetFra1.hap1 HAP1_SCAFFOLD_419, whole genome shotgun sequence:
- the LOC137359848 gene encoding T cell receptor beta chain MC.7.G5-like yields MGGSLSVVNDPATFGGRTRLTVLEADQEVNHPTVTVFELSDEEIRAPMKATIVCLASGFFSDYVKFSWAGGNEEIETKDVLTDRQVKDDAGRDSVEQLGEGSHGRMGPASSIPAK; encoded by the exons ATGGGGGGTTCACTCTCTGTGGTGAACGATCCAGCTACCTTCGGAGGTAGGACCCGACTCACCGTACTGG AGGCAGACCAAGAGGTTAACCATCCCACTGTGACCGTTTTTGAGCTGTCGGATGAAGAAATCAGGGCCCCTATGAAAGCCACTATTGTCTGCCTGGCCAGTGGCTTCTTCTCGGACTACGTTAAGTTCTCCTGGGCGGGGGGCAACGAGGAGATCGAGACGAAGGATGTGCTGACTGACAGGCAGGTAAAGGATGATGCAGGCCGCGACAGCGTGGAACAGTTGGGTGAGGGTTCCCATGGCCGAATGGGGCCCGCAAGCAGTATTCCTGCAAAGTGA